In the Salmo trutta chromosome 13, fSalTru1.1, whole genome shotgun sequence genome, CACACtaacactcattcactcacagcAGTCGTTGGGAAAATGAAGCACATTCTTTTGTTCTTAAACCATTGGGAGATGGATCATATTCTGAGTTTAGTGCCGAGGTGACTTGTAAGCTCTCAGGTTCGTCACTGAGTTTGGTTGAGAGTGCAAAGTAAAAATTGCAGTTTAATTTGGCATATCCATTTTACACTGATTCTTAAGAGTGAAACTGATTGGTTCCTGGGCACTAAACATCAATACAGGTAGCCAATGGACAGACAGATAGAACACCTGGGAGAATTGTAACTCACTAAGGGCCATTCAACATGAGGACAAGGATCCCGCCCACTGTCACTCACAGGTAATGCTCAGAGAGTGTGTCTCCATGGAtaacaacaggacaatgaccacagCAGGGACACAGATTGTACTGTAACCTCAGTGTTAACTGTATCGAGTACCTGCAGGTGACCATAGGAAAAGTGTCTGTTGTACTGTCAAGGCTTTATACTACCCAGTATACTGTTACCCACTAGATCAAGTCTCACCTACCTACGGAACAGTAGTGCACATGGCAGCACCTGGCCTGAATAACCCAACTTTATCAGTACCCTCAATGACCAGCAACTATAGAAAAATGTCAACTGAATATTGAACATCCAACTTTATTGGTGCCCTTTCCATTTGAACACACATTGATTCAGCCTTAGGAGCTGTACAGTAGCTAGCTCTAGTCTCCCTCCTCCTGTGTGGTGGGCTCTTCATGgtggtgtgtgtactgtatgcatCTCAGGTACATTGAGATCTTCAAGAGCAGCCGTGCCGAGGTGAGGACCCACTACGAACCCCAGAGGAAACCTATGGGGATGCAGAGACCGGGGCCCTATGACAGACCGTCTGGGGGCCGTGGGTACAACATGATGGGGGGCCGAGGAGGGGGCTCTTACGACAGGGCCAGACGCGGAGGCTATGGTGGAGGTGTGTGTAATGTCTTCCTGGTGTAAGAAGATAGTGTTTGTTTTTGATCATCTAAATGGATTAAGAGGGAAAGATGATCAGTCAGAAGGGTCATGATTATGGATCATAACATAATTGTCTCCCAGTCATACTCTTCCTAGCCCTCTATGTACATTTCTATTATGATGAGAGACTGTATATGCCTCAATGTCCCAGACCAGTGTCTCCATAACTAAGGTGTGTGTCTAACCTCAGGTGTGTCTGATGGGCGGTATGGTGACAGTAGCTCCTCCTTCCAGAGCACCACGGGTCACTGTGTTCACATGAGGGGTCTGCCCTACAGAGCCACAGAGACTGACATCTACAATGTGAGTTGTAGGGTCTCCTACTAAgaatggtgtgtgtgagagacggtgAGAATAACACACTGCTCCCTCTCTCCGTAGTTCTTCTCTCCTCTGAACCCAGTGAGAGTGCATGTAGAGATCGGTCCTGACGGCAGAGTGACAGGAGAGGCTGACGTGGAGTTTGCTACACATGAGGATGCTGTGACAGCCATGTCAAAGGACAAGGCCAACATGCGTGAGTCTGTCTTTGTTTTGAAGTTATTTTGGTTTGAGCCGGCCACAGCTATTATGAAAGGCACTTTCAAATGTACCCCCCataatccctccatccctctccgtCCCCACAATTCCTCCTccttgcccccccaccccccccagcATTCCTTCCTTATTTTCCTACCTTAATATATGtactaaccagctgtctgtccTGCAGAGCACCGCTATGTGGAGCTGTTCCTGAACTctacagcagggggcagtaaTGGCTCGTACGGCAGTCCGATGCAGGGGGGTATGGGGAGCCAGTCCTCCTATAGCAGTGGAGGGCTGAGCTCTGGATACTCTGGAGGCTACAGCAGCCAGGGCAGCATGGGAGGTTACAGTGACTATAGTGAGTATTAGCTCTGTCAGCCTTGTATGTCTATGTATCTGCGTATGACTCGAACTATCAAACTTTACTGTGTGTGAACTCCTCGGTCCTATAGTGTGTATCCCTCTCCTGTCAGGTAACCAGGGCGGTATGAGCAGCAGTTACTATAGCGGCGGTGGACGAGGAGACAGGAGTTCCAATGGCCTGGGGGCCGGATGGGGGATGTAGTTCTTTAACCAAGCATGCGTTCAGCTGGAAGGACTGGAATTGTAGTTCTCATCTGGATGTTTTGTTTTAGACTGATCGTATTAATGATTGAGGCCCCTCTGTTTTTTCACCCTCTCCTACTGTTGTTCATGACATGACTGCAGCAACGCAAACTATGACCGTGGTCTGAATGCTTGTTTCATCATCGTTACCTGGaagattcaaataaccaactgtGATTATGACCCAGTCTGTTTCTTTAACCCACAGTAGTTCCTTATGTTGACTGAAGGGTTGTGGTCAACtcaaagtaaaccaaattccaattccatatTTTTGTAATTGAAAAGAAATTGGCCCCATCCCTGGCAGTTCTCTCTGAGTGGATGAACCAACACACTTCTGTAAATAGTCTTCTAGATCTCTTTTCTCCAGTAGCTGCAAAAAATATCTGGACTTTCTGTCTGAAACAATGTCAAAATAGCGTGAAGTTAACATGGTGAATAAAGAGCATGTTTTATAATGAAGATTGTTATGGAGAATGGAGACTTATTTAGCAAACAAACCTTTAAGTTTTTCTGTTTATAAAGGTTTCTTTCTACTGCCTATTTGGAATTTTCTCTTTGTAGTTCTTGTAAGGTGCACAAgaataaatacaattttaagaTCGATAAATGTCTTTGTCCTGTTTGACGTGAGTAGTTTCTTAGACAGTCAAGAAACAACACATTCAGATAAATTTTAATAAATTAGATATCTATATAGAAAACATGTTGCTCAAAACAAGCCACAATGACTCGGCAGATATTGGCTGTTTAGTAGTACTAGTCAATCAATCCACAAAATGATCGTTATTTATATACATTCTAAAATAGACCTTTTATCTTTGTTAACATTctgtagtcatttacaacaaaaAAGCCCGTCTAACATCCACAATTGTTCAGGGAGGCAGGTTGAGGAAATGAACACAAATTAACTTGGTTCCTTTGCTTCAATGGAAGTGAAAGAATCATGTGAAACCATATAAATCGCCTCAGACATTTAAATCAGGAATTTTGTAAAGGTCTATAATAAGTGAATCAACACAATGATATTATTGAAGGTCAGTTCATCTAACATTTCCCACAATTGTGACATTGTTACATACTGGGTCATTCATAATACATCAAATACTGACATGTTCCAATACTCTAATGCCCTTCAACTATCATTTTAAATTCAGCATCCTGGAGGAATATGGAGTTAGTTCGTAACATAATGACAATTAGCTGGCTGACTAATTGTATTCTTTACCGATCTTACTTTGTGAAATCCTCCCAGGGGAGTTTAAAAGATGAGAAAAGGCGGTATTAGCCCACAATAAAGCAGAGGGTTCAACAGTCAACATCCTGAATTTCAGGTTAGTGGCGAAACAGAAATTTAGAAACAGATATTCCCTATCCCTGCTCAAATTTGATTAAAATGTTTTCTCAGTGACCAAGAGCACTGTGGGCGTTGAGCACAGTGAGGGAAGAAAGATTATTAGTGAAGCGTGTGAGAGAGTGTCTACTGGCTTGcgtgagaaggagagagtgtgtgtgtgtatatcaggaggaagaagaggtgtgtgtgtgtgtatatcaggaggaagaagaggtgtgtgtgtgtgttccgtcaggaggaagaagaggtgtgtgtgtgtgtgtgtgtgtgtgtgtgtgtgtgtgtgtatgtatatatatatatcaggaggaagaagaggtgtgtgtgtgtgttccgtcaggaggaagaagaggtgtgtgtgtgtgttccgtcaggaggaagaagaggtgtgtgtgtgtgttccgtcaggaggaagaagaggtgtgtgtgtgtgttccgtcaggaggaagaagaggtgtgtgtgtgtgtgtgtgtgtgtgtgtgtgtgtgtgtgttccgtca is a window encoding:
- the LOC115205614 gene encoding heterogeneous nuclear ribonucleoprotein H isoform X2 translates to MSDGEGFVVRVRGLPWSCSVDEIQRFFSDCKIANNGTSIHFTSTREGRPSGEAFVELENEDDLKIAVKKDRETMGHRYVEVFKSNNVEMDWVMKHSGSSSPETTGDGLVRLRGLPFGCSKEEIVQFLSGLEIVPNGITLPLDFQGRSTGEAFVQFASQDIAEKALKKHKERIGHRYIEIFKSSRAEVRTHYEPQRKPMGMQRPGPYDRPSGGRGYNMMGGRGGGSYDRARRGGYGGGVSDGRYGDSSSSFQSTTGHCVHMRGLPYRATETDIYNFFSPLNPVRVHVEIGPDGRVTGEADVEFATHEDAVTAMSKDKANMQHRYVELFLNSTAGGSNGSYGSPMQGGMGSQSSYSSGGLSSGYSGGYSSQGSMGGYSDYIR
- the LOC115205614 gene encoding heterogeneous nuclear ribonucleoprotein H isoform X1; this encodes MSDGEGFVVRVRGLPWSCSVDEIQRFFSDCKIANNGTSIHFTSTREGRPSGEAFVELENEDDLKIAVKKDRETMGHRYVEVFKSNNVEMDWVMKHSGSSSPETTGDGLVRLRGLPFGCSKEEIVQFLSGLEIVPNGITLPLDFQGRSTGEAFVQFASQDIAEKALKKHKERIGHRYIEIFKSSRAEVRTHYEPQRKPMGMQRPGPYDRPSGGRGYNMMGGRGGGSYDRARRGGYGGGVSDGRYGDSSSSFQSTTGHCVHMRGLPYRATETDIYNFFSPLNPVRVHVEIGPDGRVTGEADVEFATHEDAVTAMSKDKANMQHRYVELFLNSTAGGSNGSYGSPMQGGMGSQSSYSSGGLSSGYSGGYSSQGSMGGYSDYSNQGGMSSSYYSGGGRGDRSSNGLGAGWGM